One Gordonia mangrovi genomic region harbors:
- a CDS encoding AMP-binding protein, translated as MKFNLADVFETVADSVPDRIALSYQGRQISYAELDQLANQVAHLLSEAGIGAHDNVSLFLKNSVEHVTSLLGLLKIRAVPVNINYRYTNSELHYIFDNSDSRAIIVELPEHQRSVAQLLADLPNVRVVFVIGELVPELSDAAVDLPGDRSVEVVSFADAASKPTERDFEPRTGEELYLLYTGGTTGYPKGVMWQHDDFFRKPLSGGNPYGEARKDLAEIAPAVKDFPSMAFLLAAPLMHGAASYSLFTFFTLGGRLVIQRDFTPSAIVSEVEKEQVQIILIVGDAMGMPLVEEFERRQGEVDLSSLFSVTSGGAIWSQHVRERFLAVKPDLLLRDNFGASESGNDGEIMMDENGNLRVPPTDKMMVVDERLRKIEPGSGDVGYIARIGNVPLGYYKDEAKTAKTFPTLPDGTRISILGDMGTVEADGTIVFLGRGSQCINTGGEKVYAEEVEAVLHAHPAVADALVVPVPDAKYGQRVAAVVAVAEGAAEPSIDEIGSHCRESLAGYKVPRTVVFVDEVKRTPAGKADYKWAKNAAAEAGEVAGAVS; from the coding sequence ATGAAGTTCAATCTGGCCGACGTGTTCGAGACGGTCGCCGACTCGGTGCCCGATCGTATCGCGCTGAGCTATCAGGGTCGCCAGATCAGCTATGCCGAACTCGATCAGCTCGCCAATCAGGTCGCACACCTGTTGTCGGAGGCGGGAATCGGCGCGCACGACAATGTGTCCCTGTTCCTGAAGAACAGCGTCGAACATGTCACCAGCCTGTTGGGACTGCTCAAGATCCGTGCCGTTCCGGTCAACATCAACTACCGGTACACCAACTCCGAACTCCACTACATCTTCGACAACTCCGACTCGCGGGCGATCATCGTCGAACTGCCCGAACACCAGCGCAGCGTGGCGCAACTCCTGGCCGACCTGCCCAATGTGCGTGTGGTCTTCGTGATCGGCGAATTGGTACCCGAACTGTCCGACGCCGCCGTCGACCTACCCGGAGACCGGTCGGTGGAAGTCGTGTCGTTCGCGGACGCCGCGTCGAAGCCCACCGAACGCGACTTCGAACCGCGCACCGGCGAGGAGTTGTACCTGCTCTACACCGGCGGCACGACCGGATACCCCAAGGGTGTCATGTGGCAGCATGACGACTTCTTCCGCAAGCCGCTGTCGGGTGGCAACCCGTACGGTGAGGCGCGCAAGGATCTGGCCGAAATTGCCCCCGCGGTGAAAGATTTCCCGTCCATGGCCTTCCTGCTCGCTGCGCCGTTGATGCATGGCGCTGCGTCGTACTCGTTGTTCACCTTCTTCACTCTGGGTGGGCGCCTGGTCATTCAACGGGACTTCACACCGTCGGCGATCGTCTCCGAGGTCGAGAAGGAACAGGTGCAGATCATCCTGATCGTCGGTGACGCCATGGGGATGCCGCTGGTCGAGGAGTTCGAGCGCCGCCAGGGCGAGGTCGATCTCTCCTCCCTGTTCTCGGTCACCTCCGGCGGTGCGATCTGGTCCCAACATGTGCGTGAGCGGTTCCTCGCGGTGAAGCCGGACCTGTTGCTGCGCGACAACTTCGGTGCCTCGGAGTCGGGCAACGACGGTGAGATCATGATGGACGAGAACGGCAACCTGCGGGTGCCGCCGACCGACAAGATGATGGTGGTCGACGAGCGGTTGCGCAAGATCGAGCCCGGCTCGGGCGATGTCGGCTACATCGCTCGGATCGGCAACGTTCCGCTCGGCTACTACAAGGACGAGGCGAAGACGGCCAAGACATTCCCGACACTGCCGGACGGGACCCGCATCTCGATCCTCGGTGACATGGGCACCGTGGAAGCCGACGGCACTATCGTCTTTCTCGGACGTGGCTCGCAGTGCATCAACACCGGCGGCGAGAAAGTGTACGCAGAAGAAGTGGAAGCGGTGCTGCATGCCCATCCCGCTGTCGCTGACGCGCTCGTCGTACCGGTGCCCGACGCCAAGTACGGCCAGCGGGTGGCAGCCGTCGTGGCGGTGGCCGAGGGCGCTGCCGAGCCGTCCATCGACGAAATCGGTTCGCACTGTCGGGAATCGCTTGCCGGCTACAAGGTCCCGCGCACTGTGGTCTTCGTCGACGAGGTGAAGCGCACCCCGGCCGGCAAGGCCGACTACAAGTGGGCGAAGAACGCGGCTGCCGAGGCCGGGGAGGTCGCGGGCGCGGTTTCCTGA
- a CDS encoding bifunctional MaoC family dehydratase N-terminal/OB-fold nucleic acid binding domain-containing protein, whose product MSTPTDILSAAEAIKADGPSAPVTGRDPINQPMIHNWVEAMGDTNPIYVDDDAARAAGHPGVVAPPAMAQVWTMRGLHGQRSADDPLGRATELFDQAGYTSVVATNCDTVYHRYTRPGEQVSISSELTDVVGPKNTALGEGWFFTTRNVWSVGAEVVAEMSFRILKFRPSAKTQPEEPEAPQIPDDLDPTRMLKPSASRDTAFFWGGVAAHELRIQQLDDGTLRHPPIPATWKPRQADGTVPTTDYLVASGRGTVFSYVVHHAPKVPGRQLPFVVALVELDEGVRMLGELRGVDPAAVTIGMPVEVTFLDFPADTETGTDPWTLYAWTPATTKGQQ is encoded by the coding sequence ATGAGCACACCTACCGACATCCTCTCCGCGGCTGAGGCCATCAAGGCCGATGGCCCGAGTGCACCGGTCACCGGCCGAGACCCGATCAACCAACCGATGATCCACAATTGGGTGGAGGCGATGGGGGACACCAACCCCATCTACGTCGACGATGACGCCGCCCGCGCGGCGGGCCACCCGGGCGTCGTCGCGCCGCCGGCGATGGCGCAGGTGTGGACGATGCGCGGCCTGCACGGTCAGCGATCCGCCGACGACCCGCTCGGGCGCGCAACCGAACTCTTCGACCAGGCCGGGTACACCTCGGTGGTCGCCACCAACTGCGACACCGTCTATCACCGCTACACCCGGCCCGGCGAGCAGGTCAGCATCTCCTCGGAACTCACGGACGTGGTCGGCCCCAAGAACACCGCCCTCGGCGAAGGCTGGTTCTTCACCACCCGCAACGTGTGGTCGGTCGGTGCCGAGGTGGTTGCCGAGATGTCCTTCCGCATCCTGAAGTTCCGGCCGTCGGCGAAAACCCAACCGGAAGAACCGGAGGCACCGCAGATACCGGATGATCTCGATCCGACCCGGATGCTCAAGCCGAGCGCGTCACGCGACACCGCGTTCTTCTGGGGCGGTGTCGCAGCCCACGAACTGCGCATCCAGCAGCTCGACGACGGCACGTTGCGGCACCCGCCGATTCCGGCCACGTGGAAACCGCGCCAGGCAGACGGAACCGTACCCACCACCGACTACCTCGTCGCCTCCGGCCGGGGCACGGTGTTCAGCTACGTGGTGCACCACGCCCCGAAGGTGCCCGGACGGCAGTTGCCGTTCGTGGTGGCGCTGGTGGAACTCGACGAAGGCGTCCGGATGTTGGGCGAGCTCCGTGGCGTCGATCCGGCCGCGGTCACGATCGGGATGCCGGTGGAAGTCACGTTCCTGGACTTCCCGGCCGACACCGAGACGGGAACCGACCCATGGACCCTGTATGCCTGGACCCCTGCGACAACGAAAGGACAGCAGTGA
- a CDS encoding lipid-transfer protein: protein MGTLSGEAAIAGIGATEFSKNSGRSELRLAAEAVQSAIADAGLTPADVDGLVSFTMDTNAEIAVARSVGIREMTYFSRIHYGGGAACATVQQAAMAVATGVADVVVAYRAFNERSGLRFGQVNSAVANQENSSGTDNAFSYPHGLSTPAAFVAMVAQRYMYEYGATSADFGRIAVVDRKHAAVNPNAFFHGTPITLEDHQQSRYIAEPLHLLDCCQESDGGVAIVVVSAERAKDLPHTPAVISAAAAGSADDQFIMSSYYRDELAGLPEMGLVGRQLWKQSGLGPSDMDLAILYDHFTPYTLMQLEELGFCARGEAKDLVRQPGALEVGGQLPLNTHGGQLGEAYIHGMNGIAEAVRQLRGTSVNQVDDAAGVVVTAGTGVPTSGLVLTRSS from the coding sequence ATGGGCACCTTGTCCGGAGAAGCAGCCATCGCCGGGATCGGCGCCACCGAGTTCTCCAAGAACTCCGGACGCAGCGAACTGCGACTGGCGGCCGAAGCGGTCCAGTCCGCGATCGCCGATGCCGGCCTGACGCCGGCCGATGTCGACGGCCTGGTGTCGTTCACGATGGACACCAATGCCGAGATCGCCGTCGCCCGGTCGGTCGGCATCAGGGAGATGACGTACTTCTCGCGCATCCACTATGGCGGCGGTGCCGCCTGCGCGACGGTGCAGCAGGCGGCGATGGCGGTGGCCACCGGCGTCGCCGACGTCGTCGTCGCCTACCGTGCGTTCAACGAACGATCCGGCCTGCGGTTCGGCCAGGTCAACAGCGCCGTGGCCAATCAGGAGAACTCGTCGGGCACCGACAACGCGTTCTCCTACCCGCACGGCCTGTCCACCCCGGCCGCCTTCGTCGCGATGGTCGCGCAACGCTACATGTACGAATACGGCGCCACCAGTGCGGACTTCGGCCGGATCGCGGTGGTGGACCGCAAGCACGCCGCAGTGAACCCGAACGCATTCTTCCACGGCACACCGATCACCCTGGAGGATCACCAACAGTCGCGCTACATCGCCGAACCACTCCATCTGCTCGACTGCTGCCAGGAATCCGATGGTGGTGTCGCCATCGTGGTGGTGTCCGCGGAGCGGGCCAAGGACCTGCCGCACACCCCGGCGGTGATCTCGGCCGCAGCCGCCGGCAGCGCCGACGACCAATTCATCATGTCGAGCTACTACCGCGACGAACTCGCCGGGCTGCCCGAGATGGGATTGGTGGGACGCCAGCTGTGGAAGCAGTCCGGCCTCGGGCCATCCGACATGGATCTCGCCATCCTCTACGACCACTTCACGCCGTACACACTCATGCAACTCGAAGAACTCGGGTTCTGTGCGCGAGGTGAGGCGAAAGACCTGGTGCGGCAACCGGGTGCGCTCGAAGTCGGCGGGCAGCTTCCGCTGAACACCCACGGCGGTCAACTCGGTGAGGCGTATATCCACGGCATGAACGGCATCGCCGAAGCCGTCCGGCAACTGCGCGGGACGTCGGTCAACCAGGTCGACGATGCGGCCGGTGTCGTGGTCACCGCCGGCACCGGTGTGCCCACCAGCGGTCTTGTCCTCACCCGTTCCAGTTAG
- a CDS encoding MaoC family dehydratase, whose translation MTSLAPQPVRVADTLPPLTIDASPTFVVSTALATRDFQDVHHDRDLAQAKGSQDIFVNILTDTGLVERFVTDWAGPAARIRSINLKLGVPWYAYDSVTFTGEVTDIADDDTITVAVTGTNSLGKHVISTVTLTIDGDA comes from the coding sequence GTGACCAGCCTCGCCCCGCAACCGGTCCGGGTCGCGGACACTCTGCCGCCGCTGACCATCGACGCATCGCCGACCTTCGTCGTGTCCACGGCGCTGGCCACCCGCGACTTCCAGGACGTGCACCACGACCGGGACCTGGCACAGGCCAAAGGGTCCCAGGACATTTTCGTCAACATCCTCACCGACACCGGGCTGGTGGAGCGGTTCGTCACCGACTGGGCCGGACCGGCGGCGCGGATTCGATCGATCAACCTAAAACTCGGTGTGCCGTGGTACGCCTACGACTCGGTGACGTTCACCGGCGAGGTCACCGACATCGCCGACGATGACACCATCACCGTGGCAGTCACCGGTACCAATTCGCTGGGCAAACATGTGATCTCGACGGTCACGCTGACCATCGACGGAGATGCGTGA